In Romboutsia lituseburensis, a genomic segment contains:
- a CDS encoding helix-turn-helix domain-containing protein, producing MDILSLGEKIKKLRKEKNMTLKELAGDRITAAQISHIERDKSHTSYELLDYLSEKLDVSIDYLLETKEMQSKKITDNLILQSEIYIKSNELDRAEQLINQVIQICKEYKLIDNYGKCNFLLGTINLKRENYNLVVNNFEKALYYFIKNNDKENIFKCYLNIGKIYVKEEFYKGAISHFDFAEEVLSESQIEDLDVHKDLYSNMAYCHVKLGESEKSLEYISKIEEIDGTNNIQEEVEVLVLKAKNLLNIGKYDDAKENFKKALELLEIEENKSGIANVYMTISEIYKELGDIDGVLEYSHKAYDIKKNDDDSTAANSLYKIIEAYIENEDYDSAKKYCKIALASSIKSKNRFNEYQALKLYSNMHKIQNENTLAIEYLTKCTKIISELGNSDILAGLYLDLGQLYSDISKEKELEYYQKGVALYKHLEIIK from the coding sequence ATGGATATTCTAAGTTTAGGAGAGAAAATCAAGAAGTTAAGGAAAGAAAAAAATATGACTTTAAAAGAATTAGCTGGTGATAGAATTACTGCTGCTCAAATAAGTCATATAGAAAGAGATAAATCTCATACAAGTTATGAGTTGTTAGATTATTTATCAGAAAAGTTGGATGTGAGTATAGATTATTTACTAGAAACCAAAGAAATGCAATCTAAAAAGATAACGGATAATTTAATATTGCAGAGTGAAATATATATTAAATCAAATGAATTAGATAGAGCAGAACAGTTAATAAATCAAGTTATACAAATATGTAAAGAGTATAAATTAATAGATAACTACGGTAAATGTAATTTTTTATTAGGAACTATAAATTTAAAGAGAGAAAACTATAATCTTGTAGTTAATAACTTTGAAAAAGCTTTATACTACTTTATAAAAAATAATGACAAAGAAAATATATTTAAGTGTTATCTGAACATAGGGAAGATTTACGTTAAAGAAGAATTTTACAAAGGTGCAATAAGCCATTTTGATTTTGCGGAAGAAGTTTTATCAGAAAGTCAAATCGAAGATTTAGACGTACACAAAGATTTATATAGTAATATGGCTTACTGTCATGTCAAACTAGGAGAGTCTGAAAAGTCTTTAGAATATATATCTAAAATAGAAGAAATCGATGGCACAAATAATATCCAAGAAGAAGTAGAAGTATTAGTTTTAAAAGCTAAAAATCTTTTAAATATAGGTAAGTATGATGATGCTAAAGAAAACTTTAAAAAGGCATTAGAGTTACTTGAAATAGAAGAAAATAAATCTGGCATTGCTAATGTATATATGACTATAAGTGAAATATACAAAGAGCTAGGAGATATAGATGGAGTGTTAGAATACTCTCATAAAGCTTACGATATAAAGAAAAATGATGATGATTCAACTGCTGCTAATAGCTTATATAAAATAATTGAAGCATATATAGAAAATGAGGATTATGACTCAGCTAAAAAATATTGCAAAATAGCTTTAGCAAGTTCTATAAAATCTAAAAATAGATTTAATGAATACCAAGCATTAAAGTTATATTCAAATATGCATAAAATTCAAAATGAAAATACATTAGCAATAGAATACCTAACAAAGTGTACAAAAATAATATCAGAGTTAGGCAATTCTGACATACTTGCTGGATTATACTTAGACTTAGGTCAATTATATTCAGATATATCTAAGGAAAAAGAGTTAGAATACTACCAAAAAGGTGTAGCTTTATATAAGCACTTAGAAATTATAAAATAA
- a CDS encoding aminotransferase class V-fold PLP-dependent enzyme: MIYLDNAATTYPKPEKVYDAVLDCMKNYCANPGRAGHKLAMRAAREIYDARENIAKLFNIDNPMTIVFTNNATDSLNLAIKGVVKKGDHIITTSMEHNSVIRPIKSLEKDGIENTIVECDKDGFLNPEDIKNAIKENTKLIVTTHASNVAGTIVDIKEVGKIAKEKNVLYLVDASQTAGVYDINVKDINVDMIAAPGHKCLLGPQGTGILYIREDLKIDILKEGGTGSRSEDLFQPDLTPDKYESGTHNTPGIVGLNEGVKFILETGVDSIRAHEEELCQYMLDRLNEVPNIVIYGPKDSKKRAAVISINIPKIDSGEITFLLDSEYDIATRSGIHCAPLAHKTLGTLEQGAVRFSLGYFNTKNDIDEAVRALKEIEKNN; the protein is encoded by the coding sequence ATGATTTACTTAGATAATGCTGCAACTACATATCCTAAACCTGAAAAAGTATATGACGCTGTACTAGATTGTATGAAAAACTATTGTGCAAACCCAGGAAGAGCTGGTCATAAATTAGCAATGAGAGCAGCTAGAGAAATATATGACGCAAGAGAAAATATAGCAAAGTTATTTAATATAGATAATCCTATGACTATAGTATTTACAAATAATGCTACAGATTCATTAAATTTAGCTATCAAAGGTGTAGTTAAAAAGGGTGACCATATTATAACTACAAGTATGGAACATAATTCAGTAATAAGACCTATAAAGTCTTTAGAAAAAGATGGCATAGAGAATACTATAGTTGAGTGTGATAAAGATGGATTTTTAAATCCAGAAGATATAAAGAATGCAATAAAGGAAAATACAAAGTTAATAGTTACTACACATGCATCAAATGTGGCAGGAACAATAGTGGATATAAAAGAAGTTGGAAAAATAGCTAAAGAAAAAAATGTATTATATTTAGTAGATGCATCTCAAACTGCAGGAGTTTATGATATAAACGTTAAGGATATTAATGTAGATATGATAGCTGCTCCAGGACATAAATGTTTATTAGGACCTCAGGGAACAGGAATACTTTATATAAGAGAAGATTTAAAGATAGATATATTAAAAGAAGGTGGTACAGGAAGTAGATCAGAAGATTTATTCCAACCAGATTTAACGCCGGATAAGTATGAATCAGGAACTCATAATACGCCTGGAATAGTAGGATTAAATGAAGGTGTAAAATTTATACTAGAAACAGGGGTAGACAGCATAAGGGCTCATGAAGAAGAACTATGTCAATACATGCTAGATAGACTTAATGAAGTACCAAACATAGTTATTTACGGTCCAAAAGATAGTAAAAAAAGAGCGGCAGTTATATCTATAAATATTCCTAAGATAGATTCTGGTGAAATAACATTTTTATTAGATAGCGAATATGATATAGCTACTAGGTCAGGAATACATTGTGCGCCTTTAGCTCACAAAACACTTGGAACTTTAGAACAAGGTGCCGTAAGATTTAGTTTAGGATACTTTAATACTAAAAATGACATAGATGAAGCTGTTAGAGCGTTAAAAGAAATCGAAAAAAACAACTAA
- a CDS encoding ParB/RepB/Spo0J family partition protein — protein sequence MEKKSPKRTNRLGRGLSALIPDTKDDIDSKEIVRLDLSKVYPNDTQPRKVFDEEKIHVLCESIKHYGVLQPIVVKPDEDGRYMIIAGERRYRASKMAKQKDIPAVIKDIPMKDIMEIALIENLQREDLNAIEEALAYRSLIEHYDVTQEEISEAVGKSRPHITNTLRLLNLGENVIVMVENGQLTAGHGKALLRVSDLEKQLELANKVKEEELSVRETERLAKKIVEENSDLTNKKSSSKEKDIFIVDVEEKLTNVFGTKVNISKGKKKGKIEIEYYNEDDLNNIVSMLLEENEA from the coding sequence ATGGAAAAAAAGTCACCTAAAAGAACAAATAGGTTAGGTAGAGGTCTTAGTGCATTGATACCTGACACTAAAGATGATATAGATAGTAAAGAAATCGTAAGACTAGATTTAAGTAAAGTATATCCAAATGATACTCAGCCAAGAAAAGTATTTGATGAAGAGAAGATACATGTACTGTGTGAATCTATAAAACACTACGGAGTATTACAACCTATAGTAGTTAAACCAGATGAAGATGGTAGATACATGATAATAGCTGGAGAAAGAAGATACAGAGCATCTAAGATGGCTAAGCAAAAAGATATACCAGCTGTTATAAAAGATATACCGATGAAAGATATAATGGAAATAGCGCTTATAGAGAACTTACAAAGAGAAGACTTAAATGCTATAGAAGAAGCATTAGCATATAGAAGCTTAATAGAACATTATGATGTAACTCAAGAAGAAATTTCTGAGGCAGTTGGAAAGAGTAGACCTCATATAACTAATACTTTAAGGTTATTAAATTTAGGTGAAAATGTAATAGTAATGGTAGAAAACGGTCAATTAACGGCAGGACATGGTAAAGCATTACTTAGAGTATCAGACTTAGAGAAACAATTAGAGTTAGCAAATAAAGTTAAAGAAGAAGAGTTATCAGTTAGAGAAACAGAAAGACTAGCTAAAAAAATAGTAGAAGAAAATAGTGATTTAACTAATAAAAAATCATCTTCAAAAGAGAAAGATATATTTATAGTAGATGTAGAAGAGAAGTTAACAAATGTATTTGGAACAAAAGTAAATATATCTAAAGGAAAGAAAAAAGGAAAAATTGAAATAGAATATTATAATGAAGATGATTTAAACAATATAGTATCGATGCTTTTAGAAGAAAATGAAGCATAG
- a CDS encoding ParA family protein: MSKVIAVFNQKGGVGKTTTNVNLSASIGKIGKKVLVLDLDPQGNSTSGYGIDKNEVESTIYEVMLDGVEIKEAILKTEFENIDVVASATELSGAEIELTSMENREFILKNAIESVRQEYDYIFIDCPPSLGMLTINCLTAVDSVLIPIQCEYYALEGVSQLMETIKLVKSRLNPNIDIQGVVLSMFDGRANLSIQVVEEVKKYFKGSVYTTLIPRNVRLAEAPSHGKPALYYDARCKGAEAYMELAEEFIDLEEDII; this comes from the coding sequence ATGAGCAAAGTTATAGCTGTGTTCAATCAAAAAGGTGGAGTAGGGAAAACTACGACAAATGTAAATTTAAGTGCAAGCATAGGGAAAATAGGGAAGAAAGTATTAGTATTAGACTTAGATCCACAAGGAAATTCAACAAGTGGATATGGGATAGACAAAAATGAAGTAGAAAGTACTATTTATGAAGTAATGTTAGATGGGGTTGAAATAAAAGAAGCAATTTTAAAAACTGAATTTGAAAATATAGATGTAGTGGCATCAGCTACTGAATTATCTGGAGCAGAGATAGAGCTCACATCTATGGAAAATAGAGAGTTTATATTAAAGAATGCAATTGAAAGTGTAAGGCAAGAATATGACTATATATTTATAGATTGTCCTCCTTCACTAGGAATGCTTACTATAAACTGTCTTACAGCAGTAGACAGTGTATTGATACCAATACAATGTGAGTATTATGCATTAGAAGGTGTTAGTCAGCTTATGGAAACTATAAAGTTAGTTAAATCTAGACTTAATCCAAATATAGACATACAAGGAGTTGTATTAAGTATGTTTGATGGAAGAGCTAATTTATCAATACAGGTAGTAGAAGAAGTTAAGAAATATTTTAAAGGAAGTGTATATACAACCTTAATACCAAGAAATGTTAGATTAGCAGAAGCACCAAGTCATGGTAAACCAGCGCTTTATTATGATGCTAGATGTAAAGGTGCAGAGGCATATATGGAACTAGCTGAAGAGTTCATAGATTTAGAGGAGGATATAATATAA
- the noc gene encoding nucleoid occlusion protein, with translation MEDKRVMEIPIENIVPNPYQPRKVFSQSALEELSNSIKVYGILQPITVRVKDDKYELIAGERRFRAAKLAQLKSVPAIINNMSDESSAVLALLENLQREDLNFIEEAMGYENLIKEHEFTQQQLAEKLGKNQSTIANKLRILRLPNEIKIKLVENDLTERHARALLKLPNEELMKDVVDKVIKNELTVKKTEKLIKDILEELQAAQEPEKKQNIKGTMGIRIYLNTMKQAFDAIIGTGIEAKYNEVDKGDYMEVVVKIPKK, from the coding sequence ATGGAAGATAAAAGAGTTATGGAGATACCTATAGAAAATATAGTTCCAAATCCATATCAACCAAGAAAAGTATTTTCACAATCAGCGCTAGAAGAATTAAGCAACTCTATAAAAGTTTATGGAATACTTCAACCTATAACTGTTAGAGTTAAAGATGATAAATATGAACTTATCGCAGGTGAAAGAAGATTTAGAGCTGCTAAATTAGCTCAACTTAAATCAGTTCCTGCGATTATAAATAATATGTCAGATGAATCTTCAGCAGTATTAGCATTGTTGGAAAATTTACAAAGAGAAGATTTAAACTTCATAGAAGAAGCTATGGGTTATGAAAATCTAATTAAAGAACATGAATTTACGCAGCAACAATTAGCTGAGAAATTAGGAAAAAATCAATCTACTATAGCTAATAAGCTTAGAATATTAAGATTACCAAATGAAATAAAAATAAAATTAGTAGAAAATGATTTAACTGAAAGACATGCTAGAGCACTTCTTAAGTTACCTAACGAAGAGCTAATGAAAGACGTTGTAGACAAAGTAATAAAAAATGAACTAACTGTAAAGAAAACTGAAAAGTTGATAAAAGACATTTTAGAAGAATTACAAGCCGCTCAAGAACCAGAGAAAAAACAAAATATAAAAGGTACCATGGGTATAAGAATTTATTTAAATACCATGAAGCAAGCCTTTGATGCAATAATAGGAACAGGAATTGAGGCAAAGTATAACGAGGTAGATAAAGGCGATTATATGGAAGTTGTTGTAAAGATTCCTAAAAAATAA